One region of Quercus lobata isolate SW786 chromosome 2, ValleyOak3.0 Primary Assembly, whole genome shotgun sequence genomic DNA includes:
- the LOC115977902 gene encoding GDSL esterase/lipase At1g29670-like, with product MTVKTHLKLVILYLLILACFTHRCKSLCRFSSSENLRDGEIKGMFVFGSSLVDNGNNNFLDTKAKADYLPYGIDFPNGSSGRFTNGKNVVDLLGEQLKLPSLIPPFMDPATKGSRIVEGVNHASGSAGILDDTGSVAGNATSMNQQIKNFEEVTLPDLEAQLGCKSSESLPNYIFVIGIGGNDYVFNYFLRKTFLIVGLERFTSYLISSLSKQLENLYNLGARKFVLTTIYPIGSSPMVNLNQPNCGPCSQALNVAAAVYNIHLKSLVEDIKPRMPGSNFVVVNTYDIVKDIIDNPASKGFSDTTNACCEVKSAEQGGTGVSCERGGQVCAGRNSHVYLDGLHPSEAVNIQIATKAYASNLESEVYPINVKQLAEL from the exons ATGACTGTGAAAACACATTTGAAACTTGTGATTTTGTATCTCCTTATCCTTGCTTGTTTTACCCATCGATGCAAGTCTCTTTGTAGGTTCTCATCATCAGAGAATCTTAGAGATGGTGAGATCAAAGGGATGTTTGTGTTTGGAAGCTCTCTGGTGGACAATGGGAACAACAACTTCTTGGATACAAAGGCTAAGGCTGACTATTTGCCTTATGGAATAGATTTTCCTAACGGTTCATCTGGGAGATTCACAAATGGGAAAAATGTGGTGGACCTTCTTGGTGAACAGCTTAAGCTTCCTTCCTTAATACCTCCATTTATGGACCCAGCAACCAAGGGAAGTAGAATTGTTGAGGGGGTCAACCATGCCTCTGGTTCTGCAGGTATATTAGATGATACCGGTTCAGTTGCG GGCAATGCGACCAGTATGAATCAACAAATCAAGAATTTTGAGGAGGTGACCCTGCCAGATTTAGAAGCTCAGCTGGGATGCAAAAGCAGTGAATCTCTCCCCAACTACATATTTGTCATTGGAATTGGTGGGAATGATTACGTTTTCAACTATTTCTTGAGGAAAACCTTCCTCATAGTTGGTCTTGAACGCTTCACTAGCTATCTCATATCCTCTCTATCTAAGCAACTCGAG AATTTGTACAATTTGGGAGCTCGGAAATTTGTTCTTACAACGATATATCCAATTGGGTCCAGTCCAATGGTTAATTTGAACCAGCCTAACTGCGGTCCCTGCTCACAAGCTTTGAACGTAGCGGCTGCTGTCTACAACATTCACTTGAAGTCTCTGGTGGAAGATATAAAGCCTCGAATGCCTGGTTCCAATTTTGTTGTTGTCAACACATATGACATTGTAAAGGATATCATTGACAATCCAGCCTCCAAAG GCTTCAGCGACACAACCAATGCTTGTTGTGAAGTGAAGTCAGCAGAGCAAG GTGGAACTGGAGTTTCATGTGAAAGAGGTGGGCAAGTGTGTGCAGGCAGGAATTCTCATGTGTACCTTGATGGCTTACATCCATCTGAAGCTGTGAATATTCAAATAGCAACTAAGGCCTATGCTTCTAATCTTGAAAGTGAGGTTTATCCCATAAATGTTAAACAACTTGCAGAACTTTAA